CCACCTGAGAGGACAGCTTGGTCTATAAATTGACAGCTGGTCTCCCAACAAGAAATCATGTTCTCGTTATTTCTATCTCTTATTGCACATCGTAAAAACCATAACACTATCTAATTCTCGCCAATCAAGCTCTTGAAATTCAGAAATAATCATGTGAGTAATACCCATTTTCATAAGACAGTCATGTGACAAAGGCACGACACGTGATCCCATAAAGACTTGGCGTACAATTTGATGAGGTGTTGGAAACATTTCTTCAATAACAGAACGTGTCCACAGAGAAAAGGATACTCAGAGAGAAACTCTTGATAACCTCTTTGCAATAACCAAATCTCTTGTACTTTATCAATCACAGTCTGACAAAATCCTTCAAATGGATCAAAATTATCTTCATCCAATAAAGCTTGCTGTTGTCTCTCTTCAGCTTCTTGACTCGAGAAAGGAACCACAGTTCTTCTTTGTTGCTTGAGACGAAATAGTTTATCTGCTAACCAACGAGCATGAGCTAAAGACATactatctctctctccagcTCCATATAGAAACTAACGGATTGGGATTTTCTGGTCGATAAAATTCCTTTGCATAGTCTCTCGCAAAATGAAATAGAGTCGCATCTCTTTCTTCTTCAGTGATTAAGCCATTGGGATAAGGATAAGACACAGCTGTAGCAATATGACCTGCTTCATAATCTTGTTTTGGGCGCGTATCGATTACTAGATAATGTTCATAAAGTGGTAAGTTAAATATAGCCTCAGGGGAGACGGTTTTTAGCAGAGAAGTGTCTTCTGCTTCAATCATTTTAAGGTGATTACAAAGGGTTAATAATAAGCTTGTGTTGCATATTTTAACCCTTTGTGCATTCACAACGTCTAGTTGATGTCCTCCTGTTATAGCTGATTATGGCTGAGATAGAGCAACTAGAGTATTTGTCTCTCGTCTCTAAGGTGTGTACCGAGCTTGAAAATCATCTGGGTCTTAATGACAAAGACTTaggtaaaaacaattattagttcattaactattttattttaatcatatttattagCTGAGTTCATTATTAATTTGGCTGACAAACATAAGACGCtagaaaaatttaaaaaggCTCTTGTAAAAAATGGAGCTGAGTTCTCTGTAAGTCATGTACATTAATATAAAGTTAATAATGTCTTGTAATTACAGGAGTCATTTGTGTCTAATCTCTTACGAATCATCCAGACCATGAGCCCCCAGGAAGTGGTAAAGGTAAGCTCCACCCACAACAACACATCCTCCtcataaaaactaattttccagtttaaatatctatttatataaattaaaaatggactGATAACCATTTCCACTAGTGAGAATTTCATGACATTATCATTTCCAGGAAGtaccaagaaaaagaaaaaagatactGAATTTGAAGAAAAGGCTGAGATTGATGAAAATCCAGAATTGTTGGATAAGAAGAGAAAATATCCAGGTCTTTGTATCCCGATGATCCAATGCGAGCCAAAGAGTTAATAATTCCTGAGGAAGATAGCGAAGAAGCTCAAAAGACAATGGATGAGGTTAGAACTCTGAGAATGGAGAGATACTAATATACCTTGTTTGTAGCTGGAAGCTCTGATGTCTAAACCACTGGAGACTCAATCTACTGAAAAGAAAGATCATCATAAAAGAAGAAGCTCACGATCTAGTCCGAACAACATCGTCGTCATAGAGACAGAAGTAGAGAAAGAAGACGTCGACGGTCTAGGTCACGATCTCGATCCAGGTCTCGATCACCCCGTTCTGGTCGCTGGGATCAAAGGAGTCGTCATGAAAAACCCTCCCAACCAGTTGTATCACaagtatgttaataataaaatgtatctttaTAATTTAAACTATTTTCAGATTTATGATGGTAAAGTTAGCAGTATTATGCAATTTGGTTGCTTTGTACAACTGGAAGGGGTCCGAGGAAGACACGAGGGTCTGGTACATGTATCACAGGTACTATAGTGAATtaaatgataataacaatatttgattTGGTATATTTAGTTACGTCGAGAGGGGCGTGTCAGAGATGTAGGTGAGGTTGTTAAAAGAGGTCAAAAGATCAAAGTGAAAGTTCTTTCAATCACTGGTAACAAAATGAGTCTCTCTATTAAGGTTGGATATTTTTGGATATTCTTGAATATTCAGTTAAATAACATTCATTATAGGATGTGGATCAGGAGACTGGTAAAGATCTTAATCCAACAATGAACCGGATGTTAGTAGGTGGTGAGACGCAAGAAAGTTCTTCAGCTAGAAATCCAGACCGACCTAGTAATCTAGGATTAACAATGATGGATGATGATGGCACAAGTGGGCGTGGTGCTACTCGCATGACATCTCCCGAAAAATGGGAGATCAAGCAAGTATAATGATAgctttttaaaagtatattaattataataattatttacagttaatTGCAGCTGGAGTATTGGAGAAAACTGATTATCCTGGGTTTGATGAGGAGACTGGCATTTTACCTGCCGAAGATGATGCTGGATCTGATGAAGACATCGAGATTGAAATAGTTGATGAAGAACCATTGTTTCTACGAGGACAAACAAAGTTCTCTGTCAGTCACTCTCCCGTCAAAATAGTCAaggtataatacatatatactatttATCATAATATGGTTTGATTTATAAAAAgccttttaaaaacacatgagtAATATTATTCAGACTTGCTACATTGTACTAAATATACTATTGTATTTTTTAAGAATCCTGATGGGAGTCTTCAACGTGCTGCACAAACACAGAGTGCTCTGTCAAAGGAGAGACGGGAAATAAGACAAGCTCAACGTGAAGCTGAAATGGACAATGTCCCTCGAGATATTGGCAAAACTGGATTGATCCTGTACCAGGAAATACAGCTGGAggtatgtaattatttttgctgTTCTTTTACTCTCCTATATTATCTCGATAGGATATTTAGCTACAGAATTTAAACAGATGGTTGATCCTCCTGAACTTCCAGAATGGAAGAGAGTCTCATTTGGAGGTTTAAAAGCATCATATGGTAAGAAAACACAAACTCTCCATCTTGGAACAACGACAGAGTCTACCAATATATAAACTCAAGATAGAGTTAGTTGAGGTCAGTATTTGAACCACTCCCCtttgtcttttatttattttaatattgaatagGCTGTGAAGAAGAATCAGATTCTCATTGTTATTGGAGAGACAGGATCTGGTAAGACTACTCAGATGACGCAGTATTTAGCTGAGGAAGGATTCTGTGTGATGGGAAAAATTGGTTGTACTCAACCACGTCGTGTTGCAGCCATGTCTGTTGCCAAGAGAGTCTCTGAAGAATTTGGATGTCGTCTTGGACAAGAAGTATTTAAGTCGATTATTTTATgtgtccatctatctatctctccgtcaatgcattcattcatccaatGTGTATCCTTTCATAGGTCGGTTATACTATCCGTTTTGAGGACTGCACTAGTCAggagactatcattaaatacatgACAGATGGTATGTTATTGAGAGTGTCTCATTGATCCAGATCTTAAACAATACTCGATTGTAATGTTGGATGAAGCTCACGAGAGAACCATACATATGATGTCCTATTTGGTCTAATGAAACAAGCTGTTCAAAAGAGACCAGATTTAAAATTGATAGTAACATCAGCCACTCTAGATGCTGTTAAATTCTCATCTTATTTCTATGAAGCTGTAAGTTTAACCATTAACAGTATTAGAATCCTCTctcctgtctgtctctgtatctctcctctctgtctctctctctctctgtctctctctctctctctcacacacacacacacacacacacacacagcctaTCTTACAATCCCTGGTCGTACTTATCCTGTCGATATACTCTACACTAAAGAACCAGAATCAGATTATCTAGATGCCTCATAATAGGTGTCATGCAAATCCACCTCACTGAGCCTCCAGGAGACATTTTGCTCTTTCTAACTGGACAAGAAGAGATTGATACAGCTTGCGAAATTCTCTACGAGCGAATGAAGTCATTAGGACCAGAAGTAAGTGttagataaatattatatatattaaagctaCTTAACATTCCCCAGGTACCTGAACTGATCATTCTACCTGTGTATAGTGCCCTACCAAGTGAAATGCAAACAAGAATATTTGAACCTGCTCCTCCAGGAAGTCGTAAAGTAAGCATTCCAATTGATTGaagtctatttattatattataggtaGTGATTGCTACTAATATAGCAGAGACTTCACTAACAATTGATGGTATATATTATGTTGTAGATCTGGATTTGTCAAACAAAAagtatataatagtaaaagtGGATTAGACGCACTTGTTGTTACACCAATATCACAAGCTCAAGCTAAACAGAGATCAGGTAGAGCTGGGAGAACTGGACCAGGAAAATGCTATAGGTATTTGATCAATAGATAGATaagtaaatggatggatggatggataaatggatggatggatagataagtaaatggatagatggatggataaacgGATAGgtaaatggatagatggatggataaatggatggatggatagataagtaaatggatagatagatagtgattataataattatattattgctTTTAGACTTTATACAGAGAGAGCATATCGTGATGAAATGTTACCAACAGCTGTCCCTGAAATTCAACGAACCAATTTAGCCAGTACTGTAATACAATTAAAAGCTATGGGTATTAATGACCTTCTATCATTTGACTTTATGGATCCACCCCCCATGGAGGTAAGAGCACAAACTTATAGACAGTGGACTGATGAACTTACCTTTAATATAATAGACATTAATATCAGCTATGGAACAACTACACTCTTTAAGTGCTCTTGATGATGAAGGCTTGCTAACTAGACTTGGGAGAAGAgtaaggagagagagacagaaacaaagagagagagacagagagacagaaacagagagagagagagagagagagagacacacacacacacacacacacacacacacacacacacacacacacacacacacacacacacacacacacacccacacacacacacacacacacacacacacacacacagagagacagacagacagagagaaattGTTACTTTTACATTATCATACACAGATGGCAGAATTTCCTTTGGAGCCACAACTATCAAAAATGTTAATACAATCTGTTCATCTTGGATGCAGTGAAGAGATACTAACAATTGTCTCAATGTTATCTGTACAAAATGTTTTCTATCGACCTaaggtaaatagaaaaaaaaagaaataacttATTACTTTCTCTCTCAGGACAAGCAAGCTATTGCCGATCAACGCAAAGCCAAGTTTAATCAACCAGAAGGTGATCATTTGACATTATTAGCTGTTTATAATGCATGGAAAAAATAACAAGTTCTCCAATGCTTGGTGTTTTGAGAACTTCATTCAAGCCAGGACTTTAAGACGTGCACAAGATGTACGTAAACAAATGTTGGGCATAATGGACAGGTGGGTGGAGCTACCATCCTGTTAACCCTTTGACATGTGGTCAagagttaaaatattttatttattttcttgtagACATAAACTAGATGTAGTTTCATGTGGTAAAAATGTGTCACGTGTTCAGAAAGCTATTGCTTCAGGATTTTTTAGAAATGCTGCAAGAAAGGTAAGCCTTAATATAGTTTGAAGATTGTAATAATGTGTGTTTAGGACCCTCAAGAAGGTTACAAAACAATTGTTGACAATCAAGGAGtatacatacatccatctaGTGCTCTCTTTAACAGACAACCTGACTGGTACTTGATATATTGTGTAATGAGTACTTTCTTACTTTTCTCGTTCATAGGGTTATTTATCATGAGTTAATTCTTACAACTAAAGAATATATGAGAGAGACAACAGCTATTGATCCAAGATGGCTAGTTGAATTTGCTCCAGCTTTTTTCAAGTTTTCTGATCCGACAAAACttagtaaaagaaagaaacaagaaCGTGTTGAGCCTCTTTATAACAGGTTTGATCTTGATATGATCTTGATTTGATATGATCTTAATTTGATTGTTTATAATGTGATATTGATTTCATTTGATTCCATTTGATTACTACAGGTATGAAGAAGCTAATGCTTGgcgtatttcaaaacaaaaagttagaaaataaaacatttggagACAATTTGAGCTTCCTTGTATAATTAAAGTTATTTCATAATACAGTGTcataaatgtataataattttgtttactccGTTTAATTTTCCGTAAACTATACGAACACGTGTTTTAAGCATGGACGTGTCTTTGTTGTATTGTTCGATTGCTTGCAACAGAACGCCTCATGCTGTCAGTTGGCATCAAACAGGAACATTAGCCTTTGCTGCTGATAAGTCTATAGCTTTAGCTGAAGCCAAAAAGgtaattaacataaaattaatGATTATTTAACCCTCTCATTCAATTTTTAGGAGGACAATCCTGATATATTGAATGTTATAACTACTCTTCATGGACACACTGAAAGAGTCAACTGTGTTCAATGGATTAATTATAGAGGGTGTGGTCATATAGTTGCCGAACGGCCGAGAGAACTTGTTTCTGGTTCTGTGGATAAATCCATACACATATGGAGAGAAAAATGAATCTAATGAggtattaattagtattaatgACAGGGTTATACCCTCTGTATAGTTCTGTTGTGTGGATATACTGAGATCTCATTCAGAGCCTGTCATTTGTATTGCTGCTACATATACAGAGACAGGGGCGTGTCTGTTTTCTAGTTCATCTGATTCTTCAGTGATAATTTGGAATAAAGACATCAAGGAAggtaataattgtattattagtAGTTATTAATAAAGAGTTATCAATAATATCTTTAGATCAGTTCACAGCTTATCAAACTATATCATTTGGACGTGGATTTATTTTTGGTATAGACTGCTATTTTTTACCAGCTAGCGATAGTAAGTAGTTTGTCTATATGTTCTATAGATTATTTCATGTAATgtagtaattttattaacatgTGGAGGAGATGATGGCAAAGTACATCTTTTTATTCATCAAAATGATAAAGTAATAgatatgaataaatggatggatggacatatgGATAGATAGCCATTAGAttggtgtatggatggatggatggacatatgGATAGATAGCCATTAGATTGGTgtatgagtggatggatggacatatgGATAGATAGCCATTAGAttggtgtatggatggatggatggacatatgGATAGATAGCCATTAGAttggtgtatggatggatggatggacatatgGATAGATAGCCATTAGATTGGTgtatgagtggatggatggacatatgGATAGATAGCCCATTAGATGGTgtatgagtggatggatggacatatgGATAGATAGCCCATTAGATTGGTgtatgagtggatggatggacatatgGATAGATAGCCCATTAGATTGGTgtatgagtggatggatggacatatgGATAGATAGCCCATTAGATTggtgtatgaatggatggatggacatatgGATAGATAGCCATTAGAttggtgtatggatggatggatggacatatgGATAGATAGCCCATTAGATTGGTgtatgagtggatggatggacatatgGATAGATAGCCATTAGAttggtgtatggatggatggacatatgGATAGATAGCCCATTAGATTggtgtatgaatggatggatggacatatgGATAGATAGCCATTAGAttggtgtatggatggatggatggacatatgGATAGATAGCCCATTAGATTGGTgtatgagtggatggatggacatatgGATAGATAGCCCATTAGATTGGTgtatgagtggatggatggacatatgGATAGATAGCCATTAGAttggtgtatggatggatggacatatgGATAGATAGCCCATTAGATTggtgtatgaatggatggatggacatatgGATAGATAGCCCATTAGATTggtgtatgaatggatggatagacataTGGATAGATAGCCATTAGAttggtgtatggatggatggatggacatatgGATAGATAGCCCATTAGAttggtgtatggatggatggatggacatatgGATAGATAGCCATTAGATTGGTgtatgagtggatggatggacatatgGATAGATAGCCCATTAGATtgggtatggatggatggatggacatatgGATAGACATTAGTAGCCATTAGATTGGTgtatgagtggatggatggacatatgGATAGATAGCCCATTAGAttggtgtatggatggatggatggacatatgGATAGATAGCCATTAGATTGGTgtatgagtggatggatggacatatgGATAGATAGCCCATTAGAttggtgtatggatggatggatggacatatgGATAGATAGCCCATTAGAttggtgtatggatggatggatggacatatgGATAGATAGCCATTAGATTGGTgtatgagtggatggatggacatatgGATAGATAGCCCATTAGAttggtgtatggatggatggatggacatatgGATAGATAGCCATTAGATTGGTgtatgagtggatggatggacatatgGATAGATAGCCATTAGAttggtgtatggatggatggatggacatatgGATAGATAGCCCATTAGATTGGTgtatgagtggatggatggacatatgGATAGATAGCCATTAGAttggtgtatggatggatgggacaTATGGATAGATAGCCATTAGAttggtgtatggatggatggatggacatatgGATAGATAGCCATTAGATTggtgtatgaatggatggatggacatatgGATAGATAGCCATTAGATTggtgtatgaatggatggatggacatatgGATAGATAGCCATTAGATTGGTgtatgggatggatggatagacataTGGATAGATAGCCATTAGATTggtgtatgaatggatggacaaagTTATTATTAAGTTATTATTTTCTAGTATGAGAAGGTGCTCAGTTTAATAGGTCATGATGACTGGATTAGAGACATACATATAATTCAAGAAGGTAACACAAGAGGAACAATTCTATAATCATTATCTCATTAGATAATGGGGACTTACTCCTTGCTTCATGTTCACAAGATACTTACATTCGATTATGGAGACTGTGCCAAGAGAAGACCACACCACTTTAACTGGCTCCTCTGAAGTAGGAGAATTGCGTCTACAAGGAAATCGATTTCAAGTGCTTGACAAAATGGAACATGTTGTGACTTTGGAAGCAGTTCTTTATGGACATGATGACTGGGTATACAGCTGTCAATGGTGTCCCTTTTTGGATGAGACACCATCTGGCCACACTCAGCCTCTTTGTCTTCTATCAGCCTCAATGGATAAAACTATGATACTATGGAAACCTGATACCAGTGGGGTGTGGCTTGAACAAGTAGGTGTGGCCAGTATTGATCACTAAACAGTCGTGAATTATAGGTACGTGTGTGGAGAGGTTGGAGGTAATACCCTTGGATTGTATGGAGGTATCTTTGGTCCAAGAGGAGACACTATTCTTGCTCATGGTTACCAAGGTGCTTTTCATATATGGAAAAAGAGAACCATGTCCACCAGTGAAGATAATGAAATAATAGAATTATGGCAGCCCTGGTGGCACCTAGTGGTCACTTTGGACCAGTACAAGTGTGTCAGATAACCTTTTAATGATGATTGTCTTCACATTCTATAATAGGATTTATGCTGGGAGCCCAAGAAAGGATCTtatttgttatcagttagtagtGATCAATCAACACGTCTCCATGCTCCGTGGGTAATACCTAATGGAAAGGTATATTACCCATATCTCTGTCTATATACTGTCCCTTTTATATTTCAGACTAGTTGGCATGAGTTAGCACGTCCTCAGATTCATGGATATGATCTCCAGTGTATAGCACTGCTCTCTACATTTCACTTCATTTCAGGAGCTGATGAAAAggtttttatgttaatattttattgttagatCAGCTGTTTGTAGGTTCTTCGTGTGTTTGAGGCCCCGAAGAATTTTGTCGGGAATTTATCACGAGTATCCAAGACAGACATTCAAGTAAGTTTCCAGTAAGCAGTCTTAatgattttgtaattttaattttaggtCAGTGAAACACTTCCATTAGGAGCTAGTGTTCCAGCCCTAGGACTGTCTAACAAAGCTATATTTACTAATGGTATGATGACCTAGTTCATTATTTTGTGATCTCTTACTTCCTCTGTTCTACTCTTACTTCCTCTGTTCTACTTGAGAAGAATTAAGTCATATAGAGTTAGAAGTGAAGACTCCGCTAACACTCTATTAAAAGACAGTTTCAGCAGTCAAGTTCCAATATTTACACCTATAGATCTCTCTGGTAcattatgatgtcattatgatgtAATCCTTTCTTTTATTACTAATTTATTAGAGCCTCCTATTGAAGAACATTTGCTACAAAATACACTTTGGCCTGAAACACAAAAGCTGTAAGTTTGTACATATATCATTTGTCCAGCTGTTGGTGTTATACTATAGATATGGACATGGTTATGAACTATACTGTGTAGCAACTAATGGATATCTTGTTGCTTCTGCCTGTAAGGTCTGTCTTTCTGAGTAGCCTCATACCCATTCATACATTCTGAGTTGGGTATGAGACTGAATCTggcctttatatatatattttttatttatttataatatttaggCAAGCAGTCTAGAGCATGCTGCCATTAGAGTATGGGATACAAAATCATGGCATCAAGTGGTGTTTTGACTTGTCACGCCCTCACTGTGACACAATTAGCATTCTCTCATTGTGGAACCATGTTGCTAGCTGTGTCAAGAGATCGATGTTGGTCGTTATGGCAACAAAGTTCAGACCAATCAAAAGGTTTGATCTATACTAATGGTTGAGAtgtcattatgacatcatttttaGAAATGTTTAGTTGTATAGCTCAAATGGACAAAAAGAGTAAAACCCATACTCGTATAATATGGACTTGTAGCTGGAGTCATGATGACCGCTATTTTTGCCACAGGATCAAGAGATAAAAAGGTAATTAAAataaggaggaggaggaggtcaTATTTTCTCCTTTTTAGGTATGTGTCTGGAGTAAATACAGCTCATTTCTCTCTGCTACTGACTGTGGAAATGGATGGAGACTAGTAAACACACCTTTGGACCTCCCACAGCCCGTAACAGCATTAGACTTTGCACCTAGGATGATGTCATGTGATAGGTGTGTTGATTAACATGTGACAATCATGTGACCAGTATATGCATCATACAGGTATCTATTAGCTATGGGGTTAGAAAATGGagaaattattttcacaaatttcaTGGCAGACAAAGGGGTGTGGTCTCCATTGATGACAATACATCCATTGTATCCTTATCGATCATTGtatcaaatatcaaataatatatttttcttgacCTCCCTACTAGCTTAAACCACACCTCTACAGTGCAACGTATCCGATGGAACCATTGCCTGACAAGTCAGCCCAGTCTAGACTATTATTAGCATCTTGTAGTCATGACCAATCAGTGAGAAttcttgtattaaaaataacagatttttcataaaataaataatgaaatttataTTGTTCtattctgtttttttaaaatcacaattGTTACAAGTCAATGATCTAAGGAGGTGAGCTGTGATACTTCATAATTGAAGTATTAGTTGAAGTGGTGAAGAGTTAACTGGTGCATTTGTAAATACAGTACCAACAAATATATGTGAGCCCCATACAGGATGTGTTATACATTTGCAACAACCCAAATCTAAAATATCAAAATCAAGATAACGAAATCGATCATCCGTTTCAAAGAGAGTATTGTTAGAATATGGTCCATAAAACTGgaagaaagaaattaatatcATTTGGTGAGCATCCTTCAAACTCACTGCTCTTCCCGAAGATGGATCAATGAAATCGGCCCAGTATCCAGCTCCAGTAAGTCTGCTACAGATCTCTTTAGCACTGTCAACAAACTACATAACAACAGTTAATGTATTAGTGTAATTTTATAGTCTTGTTCCTAGACACAAGCAAATCTGGGAATGAGActacatgatgatgatgataccatGCAAATTATCCAACAGTATGGGAATGAGTCTCTTCAAAATAGTTATGATACTTACATGTCCTAATAGTTCTTCCCTTTCTTCTTCTACAGATTGAGACCAACCAGTCATATCATTCTCTGTTCTTTCACTCAGGGTAATAATTCGAAGTTCTCCCAGCTCAACATTGATCCAGGAAAAagcaacataaactcatcatgAAGTACTCTAGGACACTCATGGAGACGACATTCCACATTTTGTTGAACACTGGCATTGATGTGTTTTACAGATGGAGGCTATATTCTCTTCAAGAATATCCTCTTTCTCTTGTTGTTCTAGAGCAGGACCAGTAGCACCTGGTAATTCTAGACCAGGATGTAGTCCCAGTTGGACAACAGTATCTGGTTGATGTAGTGCATCTAACAATAAAAGAATATATGTACTCTACTTATTAAACTGAATAGTTAGTTAAAGATAACAGAGGGGAACCAACCCACTCTACATGTGTACCAGTGAATATTTGTTTCAAACTTCCTCCTTAATGTGAGGAAATCTCTCCAGTTTGTTATTCACTTACTAACAGGTGGAAAGTCATACATAAATGCACGATAATGTAAATCACACAAGTGTTAACAATGTAGTAATGTACCAGTAAATTGGGATCGTTCAAATCTCATAGCTAGTAGCTGACTGTGGTCTCCAGAGACATCGGCTAGAGTAGTGATATTTAGAGGTGGGTGTGTTGCTGTCAACAGGGTGGGAGCTAAAGTAGATGGTGTTGCTGAAGTTGCCCTTAAACGGTGTAAAAATGTCCGTAAACTTGGCAAATAAGCTACCCCACGAGATGTTGCACCTGGTATCTGAGTAAGTAGAGTGAAATAGCTATCGTATAATTCAATCGAGAAAAGGCCACATTCATAAGTCTTTCTTACCTTAGACATCCTTTCACGTCTTGGTTTATGTTTTTCCTCCGTATCTACTCTTAGAAAAGCATCTATTCAGTCTTC
This portion of the Gigantopelta aegis isolate Gae_Host unplaced genomic scaffold, Gae_host_genome ctg2066_pilon_pilon:::debris, whole genome shotgun sequence genome encodes:
- the LOC121391302 gene encoding LOW QUALITY PROTEIN: ATP-dependent RNA helicase DHX8-like (The sequence of the model RefSeq protein was modified relative to this genomic sequence to represent the inferred CDS: inserted 6 bases in 5 codons; deleted 2 bases in 2 codons), with the translated sequence MAEIEQLEYLSLVSKVCTELENHLGLNDKDLAEFIINLADKHKTLEKFKKALVKNGAEFSESFVSNLLRIIQTMSPQEVVKSEQHRRHRDRSRERRRRRSRSRSRSRSRSPRSGRWDQRSRHEKPSQPVVSQIYDGKVSSIMQFGCFVQLEGVRGRHEGLVHVSQLRREGRVRDVGEVVKRGQKIKVKVLSITGNKMSLSIKDVDQETGKDLNPTMNRMLVGGETQESSSARNPDRPSNLGLTMMDDDGTSGRGATRMTSPEKWEIKQLIAAGVLEKTDYPGFDEETGILPAEDDAGSDEDIEIEIVDEEPLFLRGQTKFSVSHSPVKIVKNPDGSLQRAAQTQSALSKERREIRQAQREAEMDNVPRDIXQNWIDPVPGNTAGATEFKQMVDPPELPEWKRVSFGGLKASYGKKTKLSILEQRQSLPIYKLKIELVEAVKKNQILIVIGETGSGKTTQMTQYLAEEGFCVMGKIGCTQPRRVAAMSVAKRVSEEFGCRLGQEVGYTIRFEDCTSQETIIKYMTDGMLLXECLIDPDLKQYSIVMLDEAHERTIHXDVLFGLMKQAVQKRPDLKLIVTSATLDAVKFSSYFYEAVTYLTIPGRTYPVDILYTKEPESDYLDASXIGVMQIHLTEPPGDILLFLTGQEEIDTACEILYERMKSLGPEVPELIILPVYSALPSEMQTRIFEPAPPGSRKVVIATNIAETSLTIDGIYYVVDXGFVKQKVYNSKSGLDALVVTPISQAQAKQRSGRAGRTGPGKCYRLYTERAYRDEMLPTAVPEIQRTNLASTVIQLKAMGINDLLSFDFMDPPPMETLISAMEQLHSLSALDDEGLLTRLGRRMAEFPLEPQLSKMLIQSVHLGCSEEILTIVSMLSVQNVFYRPKDKQAIADQRKAKFNQPEGDHLTLLAVYNAWKNNKFSNAWCFENFIQARTLRRAQDVRKQMLGIMDRHKLDVVSCGKNVSRVQKAIASGFFRNAARKDPQEGYKTIVDNQGVYIHPSSALFNRQPDWVIYHELILTTKEYMRETTAIDPRWLVEFAPAFFKFSDPTKLSKRKKQERVEPLYNRYEEANAWRISKQKVRK
- the LOC121391303 gene encoding LOW QUALITY PROTEIN: elongator complex protein 2-like (The sequence of the model RefSeq protein was modified relative to this genomic sequence to represent the inferred CDS: inserted 2 bases in 2 codons; deleted 3 bases in 2 codons; substituted 2 bases at 2 genomic stop codons), yielding MDVSLLYCSIACNRTPHAVNNGDLLLASCSQDTYIRLWRLCQEKHTTLTGSSEVGELRLQGNRFQVLDKMEHVVTLEAVLYGHDDWVYSCQWCPFLDETPSGHTQPLCLLSASMDKTMILWKPDTSGVWLEQVGVASIDHXTVVNYRYVCGEVGGNTLGLYGGIFGPRGDTILAHGYQGAFHIWKKRTMSTSEDNEIIELWQPXVAPSGHFGPVQDLCWEPKKGSYLLSVSSDQSTRLHAPWVIPNGKTSWHELARPQIHGYDLQCIALLSTFHFISGADEKVLRVFEAPKNFVGNLSRVSKTDIQVSFQXAVSETLPLGASVPALGLSNKAIFTNDSFSSQVPIFTPIDLSEPPIEEHLLQNTLWPETQKLYGHGYELYCVATNGYLVASACKASSLEHAAIRVWDTKSWHQVVXLTCHALTVTQLAFSHCGTMLLAVSRDRCWSLWQQSSDQSKEMFSCIAQMDKKSKTHTRIIWTCSWSHDDRYFATGSRDKKGNNSKFSQLNIDPGKSNINSS